Proteins from a single region of Murdochiella vaginalis:
- a CDS encoding DNA cytosine methyltransferase — MPNLTLGSLFSGSGGFELAAKHVGITPIWASEIEPFAIRVTTKRLPEVQHFGNIEDLSGRTLPPVDIITFGSPCQDMSIAGKREGLSGSRSNLFYEAVRIIQEMREETHGNYPTYCVWENVPGVFSSGGREDFRIVLESLCRIKDKTISVPASSKWTNAGTIMGDGYSIAWRLLDAQYFGVPQRRKRIYLIADFAGQGAGKILFESDGLPGNSSKGIGARQSTAGRSERSAGDASTLCLMDQGGSRMDVIKNRTNTLRAKANHPPLVFENHPQDARVTGPLEKAPATTARYGTGGGNTPLIAEPKTLKIRSGKEGGGKGALVQDNLSATISTHNDQTLFEPVAYGFNAVHKESGAGRFGYKTDLSKTLDTSGISPTCNQGGIAVVFSTSKTSYHTDALQDQANTLVASDYKDPPIINANSGPQYMVRRLTPTECARLMGFPDPWCQDLSEPNPSEDDLVFWREVFLEWQSTQGKTPKPKTDKQLQKWLADPYSDSAEYKLWGNGIALPCAEYVLRAIAENQKK; from the coding sequence ATGCCTAATCTTACGCTCGGATCCCTCTTCTCCGGTTCCGGTGGTTTCGAACTGGCCGCAAAACACGTCGGCATCACGCCAATCTGGGCATCGGAAATTGAACCCTTTGCCATTCGCGTAACCACCAAACGTCTCCCGGAAGTCCAGCACTTTGGAAATATTGAAGACCTGTCCGGACGCACCCTTCCTCCAGTGGATATCATCACCTTTGGCAGTCCCTGTCAGGATATGTCCATTGCAGGTAAGCGTGAAGGGTTGTCAGGCTCACGGTCAAACCTGTTCTACGAAGCCGTCCGAATCATACAGGAAATGCGGGAGGAAACGCATGGAAACTATCCAACCTACTGCGTCTGGGAAAATGTCCCGGGCGTGTTTTCATCCGGAGGCCGAGAAGACTTCCGGATCGTCCTTGAGTCCTTATGCCGGATTAAAGATAAGACCATATCTGTACCTGCATCTTCAAAATGGACAAACGCCGGAACCATCATGGGAGATGGTTACTCCATCGCCTGGCGACTCTTGGATGCGCAATACTTCGGAGTCCCCCAGAGACGCAAGAGAATCTACCTTATCGCAGATTTTGCAGGACAAGGTGCCGGAAAAATATTATTTGAGTCCGATGGCCTGCCAGGGAATTCTTCGAAGGGCATCGGAGCGCGGCAAAGCACTGCCGGACGTTCTGAAAGAAGCGCTGGAGATGCAAGCACGCTCTGCCTGATGGATCAGGGCGGCAGCCGAATGGACGTTATTAAGAACCGCACGAATACGCTAAGAGCGAAAGCCAATCATCCGCCGCTGGTCTTTGAAAACCACCCGCAAGACGCCAGAGTAACCGGGCCGCTTGAAAAGGCTCCAGCGACAACTGCCCGCTACGGGACAGGCGGCGGGAACACGCCTCTGATTGCAGAACCTAAGACGCTGAAAATCCGATCAGGAAAAGAAGGTGGCGGGAAAGGTGCGCTGGTCCAGGATAACCTCTCCGCCACCATCTCAACGCACAACGACCAGACGCTCTTTGAACCGGTAGCCTACGGCTTTAATGCCGTTCATAAAGAATCCGGAGCCGGACGTTTCGGATACAAAACAGACCTCTCCAAAACGCTCGACACATCCGGTATTTCGCCAACCTGCAATCAGGGCGGCATTGCCGTGGTGTTTTCCACAAGCAAGACCTCATACCACACCGACGCCCTGCAAGATCAGGCTAATACGCTGGTCGCTTCGGATTACAAAGATCCACCCATCATCAATGCAAATAGCGGCCCACAGTATATGGTTAGACGACTTACGCCCACGGAATGTGCCAGACTCATGGGCTTTCCGGATCCTTGGTGCCAAGATTTGAGCGAGCCGAATCCGTCAGAAGATGACCTTGTCTTTTGGCGTGAAGTCTTTCTGGAATGGCAGAGCACACAGGGAAAAACGCCAAAGCCTAAGACCGACAAACAGCTTCAAAAATGGCTCGCTGACCCTTACTCCGACAGCGCAGAGTACAAACTCTGGGGCAACGGCATTGCCCTACCGTGTGCAGAATATGTGCTCCGCGCCATCGCAGAAAACCAGAAGAAATAA